aatgttctcctctcttcctgagagccaagttattgcaggagacttgattttccgatggtggtggcagacagcagcacaggtttcgaaggcttctactaattgtctttttaaaccccTTCCAGTGGTGACGCCATCCCCGACGGGAAGCTGGGCAAGGAACTTGTGGCTGGCCACTAGTGACGGTATCTTCATGAACCATGGCCTCTTCCTTGATGAAGGTGTTTTTGTCCAcaagtgtctctctctgccaggtATCTCCAGAGCAGCCTGCAAGGCTTATCCACTTAGGTGTCTGCAGTGATGCACAGAAATCATGTGGCGGTATGAAGGAGGACACATTCCTGTCTGCTGTAGTGGAATAGGTGTATTGAAGTCGAGGTGACTGGATATGTTCAGTTAGactacaagacaacacagtcttGGAGTCTGAGAATGTCTTCCTGTTTTGCAGCCTGTTATCCTTGAATTCTTCAGCTATAGGACAGTCCAGGCGGTCGAGGTGTAGAGTGTTGGTCCTTGTTTGCTGGTAGCCCACATCATGCCTTCTGACaaccttcctggaattcttcctatcCTCGTTCTCCCGCATATTGGATGAATTTGAGgacaaggtgaaggaggagagaagaggtccctttctcttaagaaaacgaGGGAAGGAGTGATGATCTTCTAGACCTGGCTCCACTTGGTGGTGTGTGCAGACTTTCCTGAGTGGCTTGTGCTGTTGAATCAAGTATGTTGCCAGCACCTCGTTGATATTTTGGTCTATGAGAGACTCAGTGCTTTTCTCAGGTGTATGCCTCATGACTCTCATGGCTTTGATGATGCTAGGGCTTGGTGTTCCTGTGAACGTCTGTATGGATGTCGGTGGtgagtaggcctggctgtctttgatcaTGGGGCGCATCACAATTTGCTGGATGCTGGGCCTCCTGCTGGgatttatcatcagcatttccactataacattgaaaatatcgtTGGCAACGTGAGGCGGAATGCTGAAATTGGCTGAACTGAtttgtctcctcacctctgcaaatgacttgcctaggaaaggcaagtgcccagtcaccatgaagaagaggaggacacctACACTCCATACGTCAAA
This genomic interval from Rattus norvegicus strain BN/NHsdMcwi chromosome 17, GRCr8, whole genome shotgun sequence contains the following:
- the LOC134482792 gene encoding sperm motility kinase X-like — translated: MFWILILNVCFISHCKFASSHIKEGLIMEQDPESRESIENFTTDYKIIRTLGRGRFSVVKMAYHVPTLTCVAIKVLKNTKKCSSVMSREVDILKSLGHPHIIKVVEVVQTREATHLVMEHASQGDLLDRIRECGYLKSWEARRMFRQILEAVQFCHDNNIVHRDIKANNILIDGRSNAKLCDFGLAAKTLPGQKLIDFCGTLPYCAPEFFEAEEYEGRPFDVWSVGVLLFFMVTGHLPFLGKSFAEVRRQISSANFSIPPHVANDIFNVIVEMLMINPSRRPSIQQIVMRPMIKDSQAYSPPTSIQTFTGTPSPSIIKAMRVMRHTPEKSTESLIDQNINEVLATYLIQQHKPLRKVCTHHQVEPGLEDHHSFPRFLKRKGPLLSSFTLSSNSSNMRENEDRKNSRKVVRRHDVGYQQTRTNTLHLDRLDCPIAEEFKDNRLQNRKTFSDSKTVLSCSLTEHIQSPRLQYTYSTTADRNVSSFIPPHDFCASLQTPKWISLAGCSGDTWQRETLVDKNTFIKEEAMVHEDTVTSGQPQGILLSHFDQTLTHPYCPAKDITVYIA